From Bradysia coprophila strain Holo2 chromosome IV unlocalized genomic scaffold, BU_Bcop_v1 contig_5, whole genome shotgun sequence, one genomic window encodes:
- the LOC119071784 gene encoding BTB/POZ domain-containing adapter for CUL3-mediated RhoA degradation protein 3: MSGDQKTVIKGGPSQYVKLNVGGHLFYTTIGTLTKTENTMLKAMFGGGMEVLTDSEGWILIDRCGKHFGVILNFLRDGSVALPESSRGISELHAEAKYYCILDLADFCDRALQNKQKEPEPICRVPLITSQKEEQLLISSSQKPVVKLLINRHNNKYSYTHTSDDNLLKNIELFDKLSLRFSGRILFIKDVIGSSEICCWSYYGNGRRVAEVCCTSIVYAATQKHTKVEFPEARIYEETLQILLYEDRNIPDQELLQATASVRGIGTGISTYTSDEEEVPLALRLKHSNS, from the exons ATGTCGGGTGATCAGAAAACTGTTATCAAAGGTGGTCCATCGCAGTATGTAAAGCTAAATGTTGGTGGTCACTTGTTCTAT ACAACCATTGGTACCTTGACGAAGACAGAGAACACAATGTTGAAAGCAATGTTCGGGGGTGGTATGGAAGTGTTAACTGACTCTGAAG GATGGATATTGATCGATCGCTGTGGTAAGCATTTCGGAGTCATTCTGAATTTCTTACGTGACGGAAGCGTTGCACTGCCAGAATCATCCCGGGGCATTTCGGAACTGCATGCCGAGGCGAAATACTATTGCATTTTGGACTTGGCCGATTTCTGTGACAGGGCCCTACAAAATAAGCAAAAGGAACCCGAACCGATCTGCCGCGTACCGTTGATAACATCGCAGAAAGAGGAGCAATTACTGATAAGTTCGTCGCAGAAG CCGGTGGTCAAGTTGCTTATTAACCGGCACAACAACAAGTATTCGTATACGCACACATCTGACGACAATCTGTTGAAAAACATTGAACTGTTTGACAAATTATCGCTGCGATTTAGTGGACGAATTTTATTCATAAAGGATGTGATTGGATCGAGTGAAATATGTTGTTGGTCGTACTATGGAAATGGAAGGCGGGTGGCAGAAGTGTGCT GCACAAGCATCGTATATGCGGCTACCCAAAAGCACACAAAAGTTGAATTTCCCGAAGCTCGAATCTACGAAGAGACACTGCAAATTTTGCTGTACGAAGACCGTAATATTCCGGATCAAGAATTGTTGCAAGCCACAGCATCGGTACGAGGCATTGGAACGGGCATTTCGACATACACTAGCGACGAGGAAGAGGTTCCGTTAGCACTGCGTTTGAAGCACAGCAACTCGTGA
- the LOC119071816 gene encoding intraflagellar transport protein 20 homolog yields MSDDLSNRGIYFDDIYVLRVLNPEITTETNDLRSESSDYVEQLSEFQKITNEFIKVSAKFAKEVDTHKMMAIGAKNLLKTISKQRQTEQRDLQAKISERKMELDRLKVEYHYLQRIISEQQEIISNFHET; encoded by the exons ATGTCTGACGACTTATCCAATCGCGGTATctattttgatgatatttaTGTGTTACGAGTTCTCAATCCCGAAATTACAACCGAAACTAACGACCTGAGAAGTGAAAGTTCTGACTATGTTGAAC AACTGAGTGAATTCCAAAAAATCACGAATGAATTCATCAAAGTGTCTGCAAAGTTTGCTAAAGAGGTGGACACTCACAAAATGATGGCTATCGGGGCgaagaatttattgaaaactaTATCGAAGCAACGGCAAACGGAACAAAGAGACTTACAG GCGAAAATTTCGGAACGAAAAATGGAATTGGATCGACTGAAGGTTGAATATCATTATTTGCAAAGGATCATATCTGAGCAGcaggaaataatttctaattttcatGAAACTTGA
- the LOC119071722 gene encoding uncharacterized protein LOC119071722 yields the protein MNIEEVRPHMDELNKSMANVEKMLARNVDTFASITEEFVADIQIVLRDMILPGHKYVISFRCDALAKIISTGVDELDWTSYESSIGIVLLRWFYTNEVVSDNDSVTLGVLRAAHNLALPTLFAACESKLLTAINEDCSREFYKIAREVNAKMLMDKCTEWRSTFDDDSSGEQDIQIDKEDDLKTPSLIDVDLEKFESPRLKPLRDELMDLLRRKRKIDEDCSKLGKSLVGIKEYMDFFDTTIWTWPAHNYILISRSEKLQALASNFWSGLKKRDELVLVRWIYTNHVHIDSIDIALTLLEASYKYDLHTLFGICEEAVIRMISIGTCAQVHYIAVKVSAKRALIVCERITAQYLDCIKSELNEAAVGANKSKDPEGTICEFPPQKADSEAGILLSLNDDCLLHLLRFIPLVDLGSVKDTCRRLSELADRSFQLYGDKTLTIRRGSMVADLWTLKHFGKLINSLVLESLYQPYCSCADLLAMIGLFANERLKSISLCLNYDKSVTMDDVKCLEKIVKNVNVIVLDSFHDQGQIELLLDHCENLSEVHINSEELELRKSMSWWCKNANIRSVTLKDLENDDVLEEMCETLVHLKSFSFNISVTTDKLNHLCRLDHLKQLKIEYFDNEADANISSLLQNLAEKNQLEHLSIMSPFVFEAMARAICNFSRLKELQFECVSSFDQNTINILSEQLDNVEKLTFLDCDEITFEDITKIIIDKLNLKQLTVSGCEHVDVVGRVNYLRLRKQRNLQIFLDAEIFEKTIKLLANDLSDYVKITAVATD from the exons ATGAACATTGAAGAGGTACGTCCCCACATGGATGAGTTAAACAAATCTATGGCCAATGTCGAAAAAATGCTTGCACGAAATGTGGACACTTTTGCAAGCATAACGGAGGAGTTTGTAGCTGACATCCAAATTGTTTTACGTGACATGATTCTGCCGGGCCACAAATACGTTATAAGTTTTCGATGTGATGCTTTAGCTAAGATAATTTCGACAGGAGTTGATGAATTGG ACTGGACATCCTACGAATCAAGCATCGGAATCGTTTTACTTCGATGGTTTTACACGAATGAGGTCGTGTCGGACAATGATTCAGTAACACTGGGTGTGTTGCGTGCCGCACATAATTTGGCGTTGCCTACCCTTTTTGCGGCCTGCGAAAGCAAACTTTTAACTGCAATCAATGAAGACTGTTCGAGGGAATTCTATAAAATTGCAAGAGAAGTAAATGCCAAAATGCTCATGGACAAATGTACGGAATGGAGATCAACATTTGATGATGATTCAAGCGGAGAGCAAGATATTCAAATTGATAAAGAAGATGACTTAAAAACGCCGTCTTTAATTGACGTGGATTTGGAGAAGTTTGAGTCG CCCCGATTAAAGCCTTTGCGTGACGAGCTGATGGATTTGCTCCGACGCAAGCGAAAGATAGATGAAGATTGCAGCAAACTGGGTAAATCATTGGTCGGCATCAAGGAATACATGGATTTCTTCGACACGACCATATGGACCTGGCCAGCACACAATTACATTTTGATCAGTCGAAGTGAAAAATTGCAGGCCCTTGCATCGAACT TTTGGTCCGGACTCAAAAAAAGGGACGAGCTCGTCCTGGTGCGATGGATTTACACGAACCACGTTCATATCGACAGCATCGACATTGCATTGACACTGTTGGAGGCGTCATATAAATACGATTTGCATACGTTGTTTGGCATTTGTGAGGAAGCAGTGATTCGGATGATCAGCATTGGTACATGTGCTCAGGTTCATTACATTGCCGTCAAAGTGAGTGCTAAGAGGGCGTTGATAGTGTGTGAGCGGATAACTGCTCAGTATTTGGATTGCATTAAGTCGGAATTGAATGAAGCTGCCGTTGGTGCCAATAAATCAAAAGACCCAGAAGGAACG ATTTGTGAATTCCCACCGCAGAAAGCTGACTCCGAAGCTGGAATATTACTGTCACTAAACGATGACTGTCTACTTCACTTGTTACGTTTCATCCCATTGGTCGATTTAGGCAGTGTCAAAGACACTTGCAGACGGTTGAGTGAACTAGCAGACCGTAGCTTTCAGTTGTACGGAGACAAAACGTTGACAATACGGCGTGGTAGCATGGTAGCCGACCTATGGACACTGAAGCATTTCGGAAAACTCATCAACTCGTTGGTCCTGGAAAGTTTATATCAGCCATACTGTTCGTGCGCGGATCTATTAGCGATGATCGGTCTATTTGCCAATGAAcgattgaaatcaatttcattatgTCTCAATTACGATAAGAGTGTTACCATGGACGACGTTAAGTGCcttgaaaaaattgtgaaaaatgtgaacGTAATCGTACTGGATTCGTTCCATGACCAGGGTCAGATAGAGTTGCTACTGGAtcattgtgaaaatttgtcgGAAGTTCATATCAACAGTGAAGAGCTGGAACTGCGTAAGAGTATGTCGTGGTGGTGCAAAAACGCGAACATACGGTCTGTGACCTTGAAGGATTTGGAAAACGATGACGTATTGGAGGAAATGTGTGAGACATTGGTGCATTTGAAGTCATTTTCGTTCAACATCTCCGTTACAACCGACAAACTGAACCATTTGTGCCGATTGGATCATCTAAAACAACTTAAAATCGAATATTTCGATAATGAAGCAGACGCTAACATCTCGTCACTTCTGCAAAATCTTGCTGAGAAGAACCAACTGGAGCATTTAAGCATCATGTCCCCATTTGTGTTCGAAGCAATGGCTCGTGCGATATGCAATTTTTCACGGCTGAAAGAGTTACAATTCGAGTGCGTATCTTCGTTCGATCAGAATACAATCAACATTCTGTCGGAACAACTGGACAACGTCGAAAAGCTCACTTTCCTCGACTGTGATGAGATAACATTCGAAGACATCACAAAAATCATAATTGATAAATTGAATCTGAAACAACTCACAGTATCCGGATGCGAACATGTCGACGTAGTTGGGAGGGTCAACTATCTGCGCCTACGCAAGCAGCGAAATCTTCAGATTTTCTTGGATGccgaaattttcgagaaaacgATAAAATTGCTGGCGAATGATTTGTCTGATTATGTTAAGATTACAGCCGTAGCTACAGATTAG